A genomic window from Triticum urartu cultivar G1812 chromosome 7, Tu2.1, whole genome shotgun sequence includes:
- the LOC125519934 gene encoding pre-mRNA-splicing factor ATP-dependent RNA helicase DEAH10 produces the protein MPAVASFRARASAPAPEMPSFSSGASPQKQQHNARRKQLIRQQRKSLPIASVEKRLVDEVRKNDTLIVVGETGSGKTTQLPQFLYDGGFCQDGKVIGITQPRRVAAVTVAKRVAEECNDQLGRKVGYSIRFDDSTSNATRIKYMTDGLLLREALLDPLLSKYSVIVVDEAHERTVHTDVLLGLLKKVQHSRSLHANKNGKISDRPDHSQSSTLKACQGIKIAPLKLIIMSASLDAKCFSDYFGGAKAVHIQGRQYPVDTLYTYQPESDYLDATLVTIFQIHLEEGPGDILAFLTGQEEIESLERLIQERARQLPADSSKIWITPIYSSLPSEQQMNAFKPAPSGARKVVLATNIAETSVTIPGIKYVIDPGMVKARAYNPVTGMESLIIIPVSKAQALQRSGRAGREGPGKCFRLFQECEFDKLAESTIPEIKRCNLANVVLQLKALGIDDIIGFDFMEKPSRTSILKSLEQLILLGALTDDYKLSDPVGKQMARLPLDPMYSKALIVSSEFKCLEEMLIVVSMLSVESIFFTPREKLEEARAARKSFESSEGDHITLVNVYRAAAECLEKSKNANAKEKTMEKALNRWCFENFINYRSLRHARDVHSQIQGHVQQMGLNLSSCGDDMVQFRRCLTAAFFLNAAMRQPDGSFRALATGQSVQMHPSSVLFRTKPDCVIFNELVRTTQNYVKNLTRIDPLWLAELAPQYYATED, from the exons ATGCCAGCCGTGGCGAGCTTCAGGGCCCGGGCGTCTGCACCAGCACCCGAGATGCCGTCCTTCTCCTCCGGTGCTTCTCCGCAGAAGCAGCAGCATAACGCAAG GAGGAAGCAGCTGATTCGTCAGCAGAGGAAGTCGCTTCCCATCGCGTCAG TGGAGAAAAGACTTGTCGATGAGGTGAGGAAGAATGACACGCTGATTGTTGTCGGCGAGACCGGTAGTGGCAAAACGACTC AGTTGCCACAGTTTTTGTATGATGGTGGGTTTTGTCAGGATGGAAAAGTGATTGGCATCACTCAGCCTCGAAGAGTTGCAGCTGTGACAGTAGCAAAGCGTGTCGCCGAGGAATGCAATGATCAGTTGGGCAGAAAGGTTGGATACTCTATAAGATTTGATGATTCCACATCTAATGCAACAAGGATTAAGTACATGACCGATGGTTTGCTTCTAAG GGAAGCCCTTTTGGATCCACTCTTGTCTAAGTATAGTGTTATAGTTGTTGACGAGGCCCACGAAAGAACTGTCCATACTGATGTATTGCTGGGTTTGTTGAAAAAAGTGCAGCATTCCCGATCTCTTCATGCGAATAAAAATGGAAAGATTTCTGACAGACCAGATCACTCTCAATCTTCTACCCTGAAGGCATGCCAGGGAATAAAGATTGCACCTCTAAAGCTGATTATTATGTCTGCCAGTCTGGATGCGAAGTGTTTTTCTGATTATTTTGGTGGCGCTAAAGCTGTACATATTCAAGGACGGCAATACCCCGTCGACACACTGTATACTTATCAGCCTGAGTCGGATTATCTAGATGCTACACTAGTTACGATCTTTCAG ATCCATTTGGAGGAAGGACCTGGAGACATTCTTGCATTTTTAACTGGTCAAGAGGAGATTGAATCCCTAGAGAGGCTTATTCAAGAGCGTGCTCGTCAACTTCCAGCAGATAGTAGCAAGATATGGATTACACCTATCTACTCGTCTCTTCCATCAGAACAGCAAATGAATGCATTTAAGCCAGCACCTTCTGGAGCCCGGAAG GTAGTTCTAGCAACGAATATTGCAGAGACTTCTGTAACAATACCTGGTATTAAATATGTTATTGATCCTGGTATGGTCAAAGCACGTGCCTACAATCCTGTAACTGGAATGGAGTCCCTAATCATCATTCCTGTCTCTAAAGCACAGGCTCTTCAAAGGAG TGGCCGTGCTGGACGTGAGGGGCCAGGGAAGTGCTTTCGGTTGTTCCAAGAATGTGAGTTCGATAAACTGGCGGAATCGACTATTCCTGAGATTAAACGATGTAACCTCGCAAATGTTGTACTACAACTCAAAGCTCTTGGGATTGATGACATCATAGGTTTCGATTTTATGGAGAAACCATCAAG GACGTCCATTTTGAAATCATTGGAGCAATTGATTTTACTAGGAGCTTTGACTGATGATTATAAGCTGTCAGATCCAGTGGGTAAACAGATGGCTAGGCTGCCTTTAGATCCCATGTACTCCAAGGCATTGATTGTGTCGAGTGAATTCAAGTGCTTGGAAGAAATGTTGATTGTTGTTTCTATGCTTTCAGTGGAGTCAATTTTCTTCACCCCACGTGAGAAGTTGGAAGAG GCAAGAGCTGCTAGGAAGAGTTTTGAAAGCTCTGAAGGAGACCATATAACTTTGGTGAATGTATATCGAGCTGCCGCAGAATGCTTGGAAAAGAGCAAAAACGCAAATGCTAAAGAAAAGACAATGGAAAAGGCTTTGAACAGATGGTGCTTCGAAAACTTCATCAATTATCGATCTTTAAGACATGCTCGTGATGTTCACAG CCAAATCCAGGGTCATGTCCAACAAATGGGGCTTAACCTGTCATCATGTGGAGACGACATGGTCCAGTTCCGGAGGTGCCTCACCGCTGCCTTCTTCCTGAACGCAGCAATGCGACAGCCAGATGGATCATTCAG GGCTCTCGCGACGGGGCAGAGCGTGCAGATGCACCCTTCGTCGGTGCTGTTCCGGACCAAGCCGGACTGCGTCATCTTCAACGAGCTGGTCCGGACGACGCAGAACTACGTCAAGAACCTCACCCGGATCGACCCGCTGTGGCTGGCCGAGCTCGCCCCGCAGTACTACGCCACCGAAGACTAG